One genomic region from Pseudoduganella lutea encodes:
- a CDS encoding GH39 family glycosyl hydrolase — protein MQIKTIAGALLAALLCMSQASGQQRNIDVHVGQVAGNLNKTFNEVIGAGRANEGLRADWQRQLAEIRRDAGFRYIRMHGLLSDDMGVYKVDAQGREHYNFQYIDALYDYLLSIGVKPFVELGFMPSAMASGEKTIFWWRGNVTPPRDYAKWGELVRKLTAHWTERYGQAEVATWYFEVWNEPNLDGFWAGTQEEYFRLYDHAARAIKSVSPAYRVGGPATAGAAWIPEMIAHATRNQVPLDFVSTHTYGVSEGFLDEFGTKGTVLGKDKGAISNDVLKNRREIAASTLPALPLHYTEWSSSYTPSDPTHDSYHQAAYILQKLKQTGDTAQSMSYWVFTDIFEEAGPRFEAFHGGFGLMNTQGIKKPAYFAYQFLNGLGNKELRNTDAQSIATVDTSGDVGVLLWDYTHTLPDNINNQQYFIKDLPAKAKGDVRVTLRGVKPGAYTLAISQAGYRKNDAYTAYIGMGSPAQLTKKQVAELKAQATGEPSERRTVQVGGDGKVTVALPLRENDVYLLRLSSAPGRKAR, from the coding sequence ATGCAAATCAAGACCATTGCCGGCGCCCTGCTGGCCGCCCTGCTGTGCATGTCGCAAGCGTCGGGGCAGCAACGCAATATCGACGTGCATGTCGGCCAGGTGGCCGGCAATCTGAATAAGACATTCAACGAAGTGATCGGCGCCGGCCGCGCCAATGAAGGATTGCGCGCCGACTGGCAACGGCAACTGGCTGAAATCAGGCGCGATGCCGGTTTTCGATATATTCGCATGCACGGCCTGCTGTCGGATGACATGGGCGTCTATAAAGTCGATGCACAAGGCAGGGAACATTATAATTTCCAGTATATCGATGCGCTGTACGATTATCTGCTGAGTATTGGCGTAAAACCGTTCGTCGAACTGGGCTTCATGCCATCGGCAATGGCCAGCGGCGAGAAAACCATTTTCTGGTGGCGCGGCAATGTCACGCCGCCGCGTGATTATGCAAAATGGGGAGAGCTCGTCAGGAAATTGACGGCGCACTGGACGGAACGTTATGGCCAGGCCGAAGTGGCCACCTGGTATTTCGAAGTCTGGAATGAACCGAACCTCGATGGTTTCTGGGCCGGCACGCAGGAGGAATATTTCCGCCTGTATGACCACGCGGCGCGGGCGATCAAGAGCGTCAGCCCCGCCTATCGCGTGGGCGGGCCCGCCACCGCGGGTGCCGCATGGATTCCGGAAATGATCGCGCATGCCACCAGGAACCAGGTGCCGCTCGACTTCGTCAGCACCCATACCTATGGCGTGAGCGAGGGCTTCCTCGATGAATTCGGCACCAAGGGCACGGTGCTCGGCAAGGACAAGGGCGCGATCAGCAACGACGTCCTGAAGAACCGCCGTGAAATCGCCGCCTCCACGCTGCCTGCGCTGCCGCTGCACTACACGGAGTGGAGTTCCTCGTACACCCCGTCCGACCCCACGCATGACAGCTACCACCAGGCCGCCTACATCCTGCAAAAGCTCAAGCAGACGGGCGACACGGCGCAATCCATGTCGTACTGGGTATTCACCGACATCTTCGAGGAAGCGGGCCCCCGCTTCGAGGCATTCCACGGCGGCTTCGGGCTGATGAACACGCAGGGCATCAAGAAGCCCGCCTATTTCGCCTACCAGTTCTTGAACGGACTCGGCAACAAGGAATTGCGCAATACCGATGCGCAATCGATCGCCACCGTCGACACCAGTGGCGACGTGGGCGTGCTGCTGTGGGATTACACGCACACGCTGCCCGACAACATCAACAACCAGCAGTACTTCATCAAGGACTTGCCGGCCAAGGCCAAGGGCGACGTGCGGGTCACGCTGCGCGGCGTGAAGCCGGGCGCGTACACGCTGGCGATCTCGCAGGCGGGCTACCGGAAGAACGATGCCTACACGGCCTACATCGGCATGGGCTCGCCCGCGCAGCTGACGAAAAAACAGGTCGCCGAACTGAAGGCGCAGGCCACCGGCGAGCCGTCCGAGCGGCGCACGGTGCAGGTGGGTGGCG
- a CDS encoding helix-turn-helix domain-containing protein encodes MGAFYRKTLAVLACLLAASLLLAYLCVERSYLHTPLLPARDSALPWHAGTSTDNEKAALPVSTVAIHEQRQRLRFGFRLVPATAHPFASANLLFEDRDGKPAHVDLSRYNAVSFAARCAPANTLMLSFPTFDDKVSTPGNLLSYRTPSAFFACNGQRARVEFDLSRLETPQWWFDMFKLDLSRQAYKLDRVPKIAIGTTFQSPVNIASTVDIDELVLHGRDFRYLYALFAILLPAWCGFAIWFFRQHAAALMADVRDKLQKDLPFVAYQQLSLEPHRDREKATVLRYIATHYADATMDVDKAVAATGVNRNKLNEILKAELGLTFSAYLNKLRLTEAARLLSENDALAVAEIAYAVGYANVSYFNKLFKEEYGCTPKAFRTACAD; translated from the coding sequence ATGGGTGCCTTCTACCGGAAAACACTGGCTGTCCTCGCCTGCCTGCTGGCCGCCAGCCTGCTGCTGGCTTACCTCTGCGTCGAGCGGAGCTACCTGCACACACCGCTGTTGCCCGCGCGCGACAGTGCGCTGCCGTGGCATGCGGGGACCAGCACGGACAACGAGAAAGCGGCATTGCCTGTTTCCACGGTCGCCATTCATGAACAGCGCCAGCGGCTGCGCTTCGGTTTTCGCCTGGTGCCGGCCACGGCCCATCCGTTCGCTTCGGCCAACCTGCTGTTCGAAGACCGCGACGGCAAGCCCGCCCACGTCGACCTGTCGCGCTACAACGCGGTATCGTTCGCGGCGCGCTGCGCGCCGGCCAATACGCTGATGCTGAGCTTTCCCACGTTCGACGACAAGGTCTCCACGCCAGGCAACTTGCTGAGCTACCGGACCCCGTCGGCGTTTTTTGCCTGCAACGGGCAGCGCGCGCGCGTGGAATTCGACCTGTCGCGGCTGGAAACGCCACAATGGTGGTTCGACATGTTCAAGCTCGACCTCTCCCGCCAGGCCTATAAACTCGACCGGGTGCCGAAAATCGCCATTGGCACGACTTTCCAGAGCCCGGTCAATATCGCCTCCACGGTCGATATCGATGAACTGGTCCTCCATGGCCGCGATTTCCGTTATCTCTACGCACTCTTTGCGATATTGCTTCCTGCCTGGTGCGGCTTTGCCATCTGGTTTTTCCGGCAGCACGCGGCCGCGTTGATGGCCGACGTGCGCGATAAACTGCAAAAGGATCTGCCATTTGTCGCCTATCAGCAGCTTTCACTGGAACCGCATCGCGACAGGGAAAAGGCGACGGTATTGCGCTATATCGCCACGCACTATGCCGATGCCACGATGGATGTCGACAAGGCGGTGGCCGCAACCGGCGTCAACCGCAACAAGCTCAATGAAATCCTGAAAGCCGAACTGGGGTTGACGTTCAGTGCCTACCTGAACAAGTTGCGGCTCACCGAAGCGGCCCGGCTGCTGTCGGAAAACGATGCACTAGCCGTGGCGGAAATCGCCTACGCCGTCGGCTATGCCAACGTGTCGTACTTCAACAAGCTGTTCAAGGAAGAGTACGGCTGCACGCCCAAGGCTTTCCGGACCGCGTGCGCGGACTGA